A stretch of Paracoccus sp. MA DNA encodes these proteins:
- a CDS encoding 6-pyruvoyl tetrahydropterin synthase family protein — MFRIAKEFHFSASHQLAHLPPDHQCARLHGHNYIVVVELAAAELNADGFVRDYHELAPLKHYIDTHFDHRHLNDVLDGPSTAENMARHFHDWCKARWPETVAVRVSETPKTWAEYRP, encoded by the coding sequence ATGTTCCGCATCGCCAAGGAGTTCCATTTCTCGGCCTCGCACCAGCTGGCGCATCTGCCGCCGGATCACCAATGCGCCCGGCTGCACGGGCACAATTACATCGTCGTGGTCGAGCTGGCGGCGGCCGAGCTGAATGCCGACGGCTTCGTGCGCGACTATCACGAGCTTGCGCCGCTGAAGCATTATATCGACACGCATTTCGACCATCGCCACCTGAACGACGTGCTGGACGGTCCTTCGACCGCCGAGAACATGGCGCGGCATTTCCATGACTGGTGCAAGGCGCGCTGGCCCGAGACGGTGGCGGTCCGGGTGTCCGAGACGCCCAAGACCTGGGCCGAGTATCGGCCATGA
- the queF gene encoding preQ(1) synthase gives MTETIYSGLKQLGGATLLPESPDKAELERVQNPQADVSYNVRFTAPEFTSLCPMTGQPDFAHLVIDYVPGDWLVESKSLKLYLGSFRNHGAFHEDCTVSIGRRLAGFLAPRWLRIGGYWYPRGGMPIDVFWQTGPMPEGVWIPDQGVPPYRGRG, from the coding sequence ATGACCGAGACGATCTACAGCGGCCTCAAGCAGCTGGGCGGCGCCACCCTGCTGCCCGAAAGCCCCGACAAGGCCGAGCTGGAGCGGGTGCAGAACCCGCAGGCCGACGTGTCCTATAACGTGCGCTTTACCGCGCCCGAGTTCACCTCGCTCTGCCCGATGACCGGGCAGCCGGATTTCGCGCATCTGGTCATCGACTATGTGCCCGGAGACTGGCTGGTCGAGTCGAAATCGCTGAAGCTATATCTCGGAAGCTTCCGCAATCATGGTGCTTTCCATGAGGATTGCACCGTCTCGATCGGCCGGCGGCTGGCCGGGTTCCTTGCGCCGCGCTGGCTGCGCATCGGCGGCTATTGGTATCCGCGCGGCGGCATGCCCATCGATGTCTTCTGGCAGACCGGACCCATGCCCGAGGGGGTCTGGATCCCCGACCAGGGTGTTCCGCCCTATCGCGGCCGCGGCTGA
- the queE gene encoding 7-carboxy-7-deazaguanine synthase QueE yields MTLRIAEIFGPTIQGEGALIGEPTVFVRAGGCDYRCLWCDSLHAVDSSHRHEWRPMSAEAIWAEVRRLSGGQPLTVSLSGGNPAIQDFAPLIALGRAAGYRFACETQGSVAQPWFADLSMLVLSPKPPSSGQLVDWDAFDRCLRAGEGAGQQVLKIVIFDQADLDWAREVAARHPGLPLYLQPGNPETDPALPVDPQALADRLLWLVENTVGRGWLKPRILPQLHVLIWGNRRGV; encoded by the coding sequence ATGACGCTGCGTATCGCGGAAATCTTCGGCCCGACCATCCAGGGCGAGGGCGCGCTGATCGGCGAGCCCACGGTCTTTGTCCGTGCCGGCGGCTGCGATTATCGCTGCCTCTGGTGCGACAGCCTGCACGCCGTGGACAGCAGCCATCGCCACGAATGGCGGCCGATGAGCGCCGAGGCGATCTGGGCCGAGGTGCGGCGCCTGTCCGGGGGCCAGCCGCTGACCGTCTCGCTGTCCGGCGGCAATCCGGCGATCCAGGATTTCGCCCCGCTGATCGCGCTGGGACGCGCCGCGGGCTACCGTTTCGCCTGCGAGACGCAGGGCTCGGTCGCGCAGCCTTGGTTCGCGGACCTGTCCATGCTGGTGCTGTCGCCGAAGCCGCCGTCGAGCGGGCAGCTGGTCGATTGGGACGCCTTCGACCGCTGCTTGCGGGCGGGCGAGGGCGCGGGCCAGCAGGTGCTGAAGATCGTGATCTTCGACCAGGCCGACCTGGACTGGGCGCGCGAGGTGGCCGCTCGCCATCCCGGCCTGCCGCTCTACCTGCAACCGGGCAACCCCGAGACCGATCCCGCCCTGCCGGTCGATCCGCAGGCCTTGGCCGACCGGCTGCTGTGGCTGGTCGAGAACACGGTCGGCCGCGGCTGGCTGAAACCGCGCATCCTGCCGCAGCTGCATGTCCTGATCTGGGGTAACCGGCGCGGCGTCTGA